In one Heteronotia binoei isolate CCM8104 ecotype False Entrance Well chromosome 1, APGP_CSIRO_Hbin_v1, whole genome shotgun sequence genomic region, the following are encoded:
- the DLL1 gene encoding delta-like protein 1 isoform X1, with the protein MGSQSLLALVVSCVLLLPSQVWSSGVFELKLQEFVNKKGLLGNRNCCRGGLSAALPSSGSASGLQQCDCKTFFRVCLKHYQASVSPEPPCTYGSAITPVLGANSFSVPDNGASGDPSFSNPIRFPFGFTWPGTFSLIIEALHTDSPEDLSTENPERLISRLATQRHLTVGEEWSQDLHSSGRTDLKYSYRFVCDEHYYGEGCSVFCRPRDDAFGHFTCGERGEKVCNPGWKGQYCTDPICLPGCDEQHGYCDKPGECKCRVGWQGRYCDECIRYPGCLHGTCQQPWQCNCQEGWGGLFCNQDLNYCTHHKPCKNGATCTNTGQGSYTCSCRPGYTGSNCEIEINECDANPCKNGGSCTDLENSYSCTCPPGFYGKNCELGAMTCADGPCFNGGRCTDNPEGGYSCRCPVGYSGFNCEKKIDYCSSSPCANGAQCVDLGNSYICQCQAGFTGRHCDDNVDDCASFPCLNGGTCQDGINDYSCTCPPGYSGKNCSTPVSKCEHSPCHNGATCHERNNRYVCECARGYGGHNCQFLLPEPPPGPVIVDITEKYTEGQSSQFPWIAVCAGIILVLMLLLGCAAIVVCFRLKTQKRQHQPDACRSETETMNNLANCQREKDISISVIGATQIKNTNKKVDFHSEHAGKNGYKARYPSVDYNLVHELKNEESVREEHVKCEAKCETYDSEAEEKSTVQLKSETSERKRPESVYSTSKDTKYQSVYVISEEKDECIIATEVRIA; encoded by the exons ATGGGAAGTCAGTCCCTGCTGGCTCTCGTCGTCTCTTGCGTGCTTCTGTTGCCCAGTCAG GTTTGGAGCTCCGGCGTGTTTGAGCTGAAGCTGCAGGAGTTTGTCAACAAGAAGGGGCTTCTGGGCAATCGCAATTGCTGCCGGGGAGGCCTCAGCGCGGCCCTGCCCAGCAGCGGTTCGGCGTCCGGACTGCAGCAGTGCGACTGCAAGACGTTCTTCCGCGTGTGCCTCAAACACTACCAAGCCAGCGTCTCTCCGGAGCCGCCCTGCACCTACGGCAGCGCCATCACCCCTGTTCTGGGAGCCAACTCCTTCAGCGTGCCTGACAACGGCGCCAGCGGCGATCCCTCTTTCAGCAACCCCATCCGCTTCCCCTTTGGCTTCACCTGGCCG GGCACTTTCTCCCTCATAATTGAAGCACTGCATACAGATTCCCCTGAGGACCTAAGCACAG AGAATCCAGAGCGCCTCATTAGCCGCCTGGCCACTCAGAGACATTTGACTGTTGGGGAAGAATGGTCCCAGGACCTGCACAGCAGTGGACGTACTGACCTCAAGTATTCCTACCGTTTTGTGTGCGATGAGCACTATTATGGGGAAGGCTGCTCTGTCTTCTGTCGTCCCAGGGATGATGCCTTTGGTCACTTCACTTGTGGAGAACGTGGGGAAAAAGTCTGCAATCCAGGCTGGAAGGGGCAGTACTGCACTGACC CAATTTGCTTGCCTGGATGTGATGAGCAGCATGGATACTGTGACAAGCCTGGGGAATGCAA GTGCAGAGTTGGCTGGCAAGGGCGTTACTGTGATGAATGCATCCGGTACCCAGGTTGCCTTCATGGTACCTGTCAACAACCTTGGCAATGCAACTGTCAGGAAGGCTGGGGTGGCCTTTTTTGTAACCAGG ATCTCAACTACTGTACTCATCACAAGCCTTGCAAGAATGGTGCCACTTGCACCAACACAGGCCAAGGAAGCTACACCTGTTCTTGCCGCCCTGGCTATACTGGTTCCAACTGTGAGATTGAAATCAACGAATGTGATGCCAATCCATGCAAGAATGGAGGAAGTTGTACT GATCTAGAAAACAGCTATTCTTGCACTTGTCCACCTGGATTCTATGGGAAGAATTGTGAGTTGGGTGCAATGACTTGTGCGGATGGCCCCTGCTTCAATGGAGGAAGATGCACAGACAACCCAGAAGGTGGCTACAGCTGCCGTTGCCCAGTGGGTTACTCTGGATTTAACTGCGAAAAGAAAATTGACTATTGCAGTTCTAGTCCTTGTGCGAATG GAGCCCAGTGTGTTGATCTTGGGAACTCCTACATATGCCAATGTCAAGCTGGCTTTACCGGAAGACATTGTGATGATAATGTGGATGACTGTGCTTCCTTTCCTTGCTTGAATGGTGGGACTTGCCAAGATGGAATCAATGACTACTCTTGCACCTGCCCCCCGGGATACAGTGGAAAGAACTGCAGCACTCCTGTCAGCAAATGCGAACACAGCCCTTGTCATAATGGGGCCACTTGCCATGAGAGAAACAACCGCTATGTTTGTGAGTGTGCTCGAGGATATGGTGGTCACAACTGCCAGTTTTTGCTCCCAGAACCTCCTCCAGGGCCAGTCATTGTTGACATAACTGAGAAGTATACTGAAGGCCAGAGTTCCCAATTTCCTTGGATTGCAGTGTGTGCTGGAATTATTTTGGTCCTGATGCTCTTGCTGGGCTGTGCAGCCATTGTTGTCTGCTTCAGACTCAAAACGCAGAAGAGGCAGCATCAGCCTGATGCATGCAGAAGTGAAACTGAGACCATGAACAATTTGGCCAACTGCCAGCGGGAGAAGGACATTTCCATAAGTGTCATTGGTGCTACCCAGATTAAGAACACCAATAAGAAAGTAGATTTCCACAGTGAACATGCTGGCAAAAATGGGTACAAAGCCAGATACCCATCAGTGGATTACAATTTAGTTCATGAACTCAAGAATGAGGAGTCTGTGAGAGAAGAGCACGTCAAATGCGAAGCTAAGTGTGAAACATATGAttcagaggcagaagagaaaagcACAGTACAGCTAAAGAG TGAAACCTCTGAAAGGAAACGACCAGAATCTGTATATTCCACTTCGAAAGATACAAAGTACCAGTCGGTGTATGTCATATCAGAAGAGAAAGATGAATGCATCATAGCTACAGAGGTTCGTATTGCCTAG
- the DLL1 gene encoding delta-like protein 1 isoform X2 gives MGSQSLLALVVSCVLLLPSQVWSSGVFELKLQEFVNKKGLLGNRNCCRGGLSAALPSSGSASGLQQCDCKTFFRVCLKHYQASVSPEPPCTYGSAITPVLGANSFSVPDNGASGDPSFSNPIRFPFGFTWPGTFSLIIEALHTDSPEDLSTENPERLISRLATQRHLTVGEEWSQDLHSSGRTDLKYSYRFVCDEHYYGEGCSVFCRPRDDAFGHFTCGERGEKVCNPGWKGQYCTDPICLPGCDEQHGYCDKPGECKCRVGWQGRYCDECIRYPGCLHGTCQQPWQCNCQEGWGGLFCNQDLNYCTHHKPCKNGATCTNTGQGSYTCSCRPGYTGSNCEIEINECDANPCKNGGSCTDLENSYSCTCPPGFYGKNCELGAMTCADGPCFNGGRCTDNPEGGYSCRCPVGYSGFNCEKKIDYCSSSPCANGAQCVDLGNSYICQCQAGFTGRHCDDNVDDCASFPCLNGGTCQDGINDYSCTCPPGYSGKNCSTPVSKCEHSPCHNGATCHERNNRYVCECARGYGGHNCQFLLPEPPPGPVIVDITEKYTEGQSSQFPWIAVCAGIILVLMLLLGCAAIVVCFRLKTQKRQHQPDACRSETETMNNLANCQREKDISISVIGATQIKNTNKKVDFHSEHAGKNGYKARYPSVDYNLVHELKNEESVREEHVKCEAKCETYDSEAEEKSTVQLKSETSERKRPESVYSTSKDTKYQSVYVISEEKDECIIATEV, from the exons ATGGGAAGTCAGTCCCTGCTGGCTCTCGTCGTCTCTTGCGTGCTTCTGTTGCCCAGTCAG GTTTGGAGCTCCGGCGTGTTTGAGCTGAAGCTGCAGGAGTTTGTCAACAAGAAGGGGCTTCTGGGCAATCGCAATTGCTGCCGGGGAGGCCTCAGCGCGGCCCTGCCCAGCAGCGGTTCGGCGTCCGGACTGCAGCAGTGCGACTGCAAGACGTTCTTCCGCGTGTGCCTCAAACACTACCAAGCCAGCGTCTCTCCGGAGCCGCCCTGCACCTACGGCAGCGCCATCACCCCTGTTCTGGGAGCCAACTCCTTCAGCGTGCCTGACAACGGCGCCAGCGGCGATCCCTCTTTCAGCAACCCCATCCGCTTCCCCTTTGGCTTCACCTGGCCG GGCACTTTCTCCCTCATAATTGAAGCACTGCATACAGATTCCCCTGAGGACCTAAGCACAG AGAATCCAGAGCGCCTCATTAGCCGCCTGGCCACTCAGAGACATTTGACTGTTGGGGAAGAATGGTCCCAGGACCTGCACAGCAGTGGACGTACTGACCTCAAGTATTCCTACCGTTTTGTGTGCGATGAGCACTATTATGGGGAAGGCTGCTCTGTCTTCTGTCGTCCCAGGGATGATGCCTTTGGTCACTTCACTTGTGGAGAACGTGGGGAAAAAGTCTGCAATCCAGGCTGGAAGGGGCAGTACTGCACTGACC CAATTTGCTTGCCTGGATGTGATGAGCAGCATGGATACTGTGACAAGCCTGGGGAATGCAA GTGCAGAGTTGGCTGGCAAGGGCGTTACTGTGATGAATGCATCCGGTACCCAGGTTGCCTTCATGGTACCTGTCAACAACCTTGGCAATGCAACTGTCAGGAAGGCTGGGGTGGCCTTTTTTGTAACCAGG ATCTCAACTACTGTACTCATCACAAGCCTTGCAAGAATGGTGCCACTTGCACCAACACAGGCCAAGGAAGCTACACCTGTTCTTGCCGCCCTGGCTATACTGGTTCCAACTGTGAGATTGAAATCAACGAATGTGATGCCAATCCATGCAAGAATGGAGGAAGTTGTACT GATCTAGAAAACAGCTATTCTTGCACTTGTCCACCTGGATTCTATGGGAAGAATTGTGAGTTGGGTGCAATGACTTGTGCGGATGGCCCCTGCTTCAATGGAGGAAGATGCACAGACAACCCAGAAGGTGGCTACAGCTGCCGTTGCCCAGTGGGTTACTCTGGATTTAACTGCGAAAAGAAAATTGACTATTGCAGTTCTAGTCCTTGTGCGAATG GAGCCCAGTGTGTTGATCTTGGGAACTCCTACATATGCCAATGTCAAGCTGGCTTTACCGGAAGACATTGTGATGATAATGTGGATGACTGTGCTTCCTTTCCTTGCTTGAATGGTGGGACTTGCCAAGATGGAATCAATGACTACTCTTGCACCTGCCCCCCGGGATACAGTGGAAAGAACTGCAGCACTCCTGTCAGCAAATGCGAACACAGCCCTTGTCATAATGGGGCCACTTGCCATGAGAGAAACAACCGCTATGTTTGTGAGTGTGCTCGAGGATATGGTGGTCACAACTGCCAGTTTTTGCTCCCAGAACCTCCTCCAGGGCCAGTCATTGTTGACATAACTGAGAAGTATACTGAAGGCCAGAGTTCCCAATTTCCTTGGATTGCAGTGTGTGCTGGAATTATTTTGGTCCTGATGCTCTTGCTGGGCTGTGCAGCCATTGTTGTCTGCTTCAGACTCAAAACGCAGAAGAGGCAGCATCAGCCTGATGCATGCAGAAGTGAAACTGAGACCATGAACAATTTGGCCAACTGCCAGCGGGAGAAGGACATTTCCATAAGTGTCATTGGTGCTACCCAGATTAAGAACACCAATAAGAAAGTAGATTTCCACAGTGAACATGCTGGCAAAAATGGGTACAAAGCCAGATACCCATCAGTGGATTACAATTTAGTTCATGAACTCAAGAATGAGGAGTCTGTGAGAGAAGAGCACGTCAAATGCGAAGCTAAGTGTGAAACATATGAttcagaggcagaagagaaaagcACAGTACAGCTAAAGAG TGAAACCTCTGAAAGGAAACGACCAGAATCTGTATATTCCACTTCGAAAGATACAAAGTACCAGTCGGTGTATGTCATATCAGAAGAGAAAGATGAATGCATCATAGCTACAGAG GTGTAA